The following are encoded together in the Humulus lupulus chromosome 5, drHumLupu1.1, whole genome shotgun sequence genome:
- the LOC133778283 gene encoding probable sodium/metabolite cotransporter BASS6, chloroplastic gives MHLTLNLNLKSTQHTWRLQIHCPQHSRFPVHRLRRIPPKSQLPKSSSPSRSLPLGLSTRFESFSPLRRCQPEKFPASMELDSDQDCAHGKTEMVQQKKFSILEILKKSNSFLPHVVLASTLLALIYPPSFTWFTTRYYAPALGFLMFAVGVNSSERDFLQAFKRPLPIFAGYVGQYVIKPLLGYFFGLISVVVFGLPTPIGAGIMLVSCVSGAQLSNYATFLTDPKMAPLSIVMTSLSTATAVIVTPLLSLLLIGKRLPVDVKGMISSILQIVITPIVSGLLLNRFFPRLCNAIRPFLPPLSVFVTALCVGAPLALNIESVLSPFGLTVLLLIIAFHLSAFITGYILTGMVFHKEPDVKALQRTLSYETGMQSSLLGLALANRFFQDPLVGVPPAISTVIMSLMGFTLVMVWAKRKH, from the exons ATGCATTtgactttgaatttgaatttgaaatctACTCAACACACATGGCGGTTGCAGATCCACTGTCCCCAGCACTCCCGCTTCCCTGTTCACCGTCTCCGCCGTATTCCGCCAAAGTCTCAGCTCCCGAAATCGTCTTCTCCCTCGCGCTCTCTGCCTTTGGGTCTTTCCACTCGGTTTGAGTCATTCTCTCCTC tGCGCAGATGTCAACCGGAGAAGTTTCCCGCTTCAATGGAATTGGACTCCGATCAAGATTGTGCTCACGGAAAGACAGAG ATGGTTCAGCAGAAGAAGTTTTCAATCCTGGAGATTCTGAAGAAATCAAATTCATTTCTACCTCATGTTGTCCTAGCTAGTACACTCCTGGCTTTAATCTATCCACCTTCCTTTACATGGTTTACCACAAG GTACTACGCACCTGCTTTAGGCTTTTTGATGTTTGCAGTAGGAGTTAATTCCAGCGAAAGGGATTTTCTTCAAGCTTTTAAGAGACCATTACCTATTTTTGCTGGTTATGTTGGTCAATATGTAATCAAGCCGCTTCTTGGATATTTTTTTGGCTTGATCTCGGTTGTAGTATTTGGTCTACCAACTCCTATAG GTGCTGGGATTATGTTGGTATCTTGTGTTAGTGGTGCACAACTCTCCAACTATGCTACTTTTCTGACTGACCCCAAAATGGCTCCTCTAAGCATTGTCATGACATCGTTATCAACAGCTACAGCAGTAATTGTCACACCATTATTGTCACTCTTACTCATTGGAAAGAGATTGCCTGTTGATGTTAAAGGAATGATTTCTAGCATTCTGCAAATTGTTATTACTCCAATTGTTTCAGGCTTGCTTCTGAATAG GTTCTTTCCTCGACTCTGCAATGCTATTCGTCCATTTTTGCCTCCGTTATCGGTATTTGTGACCGCTCTGTGCGTCGGAGCTCCACTTGCTCTCAACATAGAATCTGTACTGTCTCCTTTTGGATTAACTGTTTTGTTGCTCATTATTGCCTTTCATTTATCGGCATTTATAACCGGTTATATCCTCACCGGAATGGTCTTTCATAAGGAACCTGATGTGAAAGCACTGCAAAGAACTCTATCCTATGAGACAG GGATGCAGAGCAGTCTTCTGGGCCTTGCACTTGCTAATAGATTTTTCCAAGATCCACTAGTTGGTGTGCCTCCAGCAATCTCA ACTGTAATAATGTCATTGATGGGGTTCACTCTTGTCATGGTTTGGGCTAAAAGGAAGCATTAA